From the genome of Cedecea lapagei, one region includes:
- a CDS encoding Eco57I restriction-modification methylase domain-containing protein yields MAINKRIANRQHRWLSSVEITGVVLSEPVLADVGNFRSLDKAEIAVFRKQREIWNLPKGMVAGNGQPAWINFILEDFLGLKDKDYWQVGAAIPADRVVNLHEQQEVLRPTRVLLDEGNMVMLVLEVPREQSLDKPWLQDKGRWKASPTTKFERLLRETGAELGLLTNGEAWRLVVASPSESTSWMTWTVQTWNDDTNTLAAFKDLLGESRFFAGPRDQVILELIKKSRQRQLDVADQLGNQVREALQILVHELDRTDAELGGQFLEGYSEAEVFESSVAFIMRLLFTLYAEENGLLPHGNVTYDRAYGVLHLLTELEETSRLAPEKLKHSYAAYARLLASARILHDGSVDPDIRIAAHGGQLFDSDCSPLLEGRAKNGKWLTEVPEPPKVRDAAIRDILRSLKYAKADGVRQLVSYRTLAVEQIGHMYEGLLDRRVARAPINQTLLLLQGGPKIDEPAPVNASEFVGLNEAALIKALAQFTSKTAGTIKKVLERNEERQTLVNLGTDDAELLAQAKPVERFLRPLGIVRPGGLYVTHGQERRSSGAHYTPPTLTEPVVRRTLEHQVYVNVEEKPGLLVEPRLIKNPQEILALKVCDPAMGSGAFLVQATRYLAERLVDAWEHIAAEQLDSILTMPFGTLSQGEASENLMPESREERVVFARRYVAEYCIYGVDINKLAVEMAKLSLWLTTLSNDRPFTFLDHSLKHGNSLVGLTPAQISEFTWKQVSNKFGPLLASMPEQEVEEAEQHRKAIHNIADQDFVSKEKENRMAEEALACIRMKAALAIAAFFDGSNAKQREAKLIEYRDWMEVLEKNEKAPAEIERIILRLTTGDNPINPFCWETEFPEVFHRESGGFDALIGNPPFIGGKKISTNLGKETADYLSLYKNGNKGACDLVTYFLLRCSFDLLRGSKLSSIGLITTNTISQGDTRELGLLRMLNSGFELYHAIPSLTWPGKANVIVSIIHAKRGPWFGDRTLGDVKCELISSYLDSIACNETPAPINRNSGLCGTGVYVYGKGFVLSPDQADLFLVDQKNNDVIKPYLVGDDINNKSGSIPSRFCIDFGDLDIEDAKTYEQVFNHVTKTVKPERDKLKGQIHESRYWIHWDRREEFFELLKKKEFSFGRSRVSNLHLVEKIDNAWIPSDAVVIFSTDEYSVFGVLQSVFHQVWAERFSTTMKNDLRYSISDSFDNFPFPDRDALNSIEDNAKSFYFNRRNILGEKKLSLRELQKLVDDHSCEDEVIKDFRRSIVFHNELVAKAYGFDDLDLEFDFRNAGWLPHNPFGYTIKMATRDEIIKRLLGLHEKQVHH; encoded by the coding sequence ATGGCAATCAATAAACGTATCGCAAACCGGCAGCACCGCTGGCTTTCCAGTGTTGAAATTACCGGCGTCGTATTAAGCGAACCCGTTCTCGCTGATGTAGGCAATTTTCGCTCGCTCGATAAGGCAGAAATTGCAGTATTCAGAAAGCAGCGGGAAATCTGGAATCTGCCTAAGGGTATGGTGGCAGGAAATGGCCAGCCCGCTTGGATTAACTTTATCCTCGAAGACTTTCTCGGTCTCAAAGACAAAGACTACTGGCAGGTAGGGGCGGCAATTCCAGCTGACAGGGTGGTTAACCTGCACGAACAGCAGGAAGTTCTACGCCCAACTCGCGTATTGCTCGATGAAGGCAACATGGTGATGTTGGTGCTGGAAGTGCCACGCGAGCAATCACTGGATAAGCCTTGGCTGCAAGACAAAGGCCGCTGGAAGGCATCGCCCACCACCAAATTCGAACGCTTATTGCGTGAAACAGGTGCTGAACTCGGCTTGCTTACCAATGGCGAAGCCTGGCGCTTGGTGGTGGCGTCACCTTCAGAATCCACCTCATGGATGACCTGGACAGTTCAAACCTGGAATGACGACACAAATACTCTAGCGGCGTTTAAGGATTTATTAGGTGAATCACGTTTCTTTGCAGGGCCGCGCGATCAGGTCATTCTTGAACTGATTAAAAAAAGCCGTCAGCGCCAGTTGGATGTGGCAGATCAGTTGGGTAATCAAGTACGCGAAGCCCTACAAATTCTGGTACATGAACTGGATAGAACCGATGCCGAGTTGGGCGGCCAATTTCTGGAGGGATACAGCGAAGCGGAAGTATTTGAGTCTAGCGTTGCCTTTATCATGCGCTTGCTGTTTACCCTCTATGCCGAAGAAAATGGTTTGCTGCCCCATGGTAATGTAACTTACGACAGGGCCTATGGCGTATTGCACCTACTCACTGAGCTTGAGGAAACTAGCCGTCTGGCGCCAGAAAAACTAAAACATTCCTATGCTGCCTATGCACGCCTGTTAGCTAGCGCGCGTATATTACATGATGGCAGTGTAGACCCGGATATCCGCATTGCCGCTCACGGCGGCCAATTGTTTGACTCTGACTGTTCACCATTGTTGGAGGGCCGGGCGAAGAATGGTAAATGGCTAACAGAGGTGCCGGAACCGCCTAAGGTCAGAGATGCGGCTATCCGCGATATTCTGCGCAGCCTGAAATATGCCAAAGCCGATGGTGTGCGCCAACTGGTGAGTTATCGTACGCTGGCTGTCGAGCAAATTGGCCATATGTATGAAGGATTGCTTGATCGCCGCGTGGCCAGAGCACCGATCAACCAAACTCTGCTGCTATTGCAAGGAGGCCCGAAGATCGACGAACCCGCTCCCGTGAATGCAAGCGAGTTTGTCGGGCTTAACGAAGCTGCGCTGATCAAAGCCTTGGCCCAGTTCACCAGTAAAACGGCAGGCACTATTAAGAAGGTATTGGAACGCAACGAAGAGCGACAAACATTGGTGAACCTCGGCACCGATGATGCTGAGTTGCTAGCGCAAGCAAAACCGGTTGAACGCTTTCTGCGACCTCTGGGCATAGTGCGGCCCGGTGGCCTGTACGTCACCCACGGCCAAGAACGCCGGTCCAGCGGGGCTCACTATACGCCGCCAACTCTGACCGAGCCGGTGGTACGCCGCACTTTAGAACATCAGGTCTATGTGAACGTGGAAGAAAAACCCGGTTTATTGGTTGAACCAAGGTTAATTAAAAACCCGCAGGAGATTCTGGCCCTTAAGGTCTGTGACCCAGCCATGGGTTCCGGTGCATTTTTGGTACAAGCCACCCGTTATTTGGCTGAGCGACTTGTGGATGCTTGGGAGCACATAGCAGCTGAACAGCTAGACAGCATTTTAACCATGCCCTTTGGTACCCTTTCGCAGGGGGAGGCCAGCGAAAACCTGATGCCGGAATCTCGTGAGGAACGTGTTGTATTCGCTCGTCGTTATGTGGCGGAGTATTGTATCTACGGTGTTGATATCAACAAGCTCGCAGTTGAAATGGCTAAGCTATCGCTTTGGTTAACAACGTTATCCAATGATCGCCCTTTTACTTTTCTAGATCATTCACTCAAACATGGGAACTCTCTTGTTGGTCTTACTCCGGCGCAGATTAGTGAATTCACTTGGAAGCAGGTTAGTAATAAGTTCGGCCCGCTGCTTGCGAGTATGCCTGAGCAAGAAGTCGAGGAGGCAGAGCAACACCGCAAAGCGATTCATAACATTGCCGATCAAGATTTCGTCAGCAAAGAAAAAGAAAACCGCATGGCCGAAGAGGCTCTTGCCTGTATTCGCATGAAGGCAGCCTTGGCGATTGCGGCTTTTTTTGATGGTTCTAACGCCAAGCAGCGTGAAGCCAAATTAATCGAATACCGTGACTGGATGGAGGTCTTGGAAAAGAATGAAAAGGCTCCTGCTGAAATAGAGAGAATAATTTTAAGACTTACTACCGGTGACAATCCTATTAATCCATTTTGTTGGGAAACAGAGTTTCCTGAGGTTTTTCATCGTGAAAGTGGTGGTTTTGATGCTCTGATTGGTAATCCTCCATTTATTGGGGGAAAGAAAATAAGCACAAATCTTGGGAAGGAAACCGCTGACTATCTAAGTCTATACAAAAATGGAAACAAAGGTGCTTGTGACTTAGTCACATACTTCTTGCTTAGATGTTCCTTCGACTTACTTAGAGGCTCGAAACTCTCGAGCATAGGACTTATTACGACAAACACTATTTCTCAAGGGGATACTAGAGAGCTGGGGTTGCTTCGGATGTTGAACTCAGGTTTCGAGCTGTATCATGCAATACCGTCTTTGACATGGCCAGGAAAAGCTAATGTAATTGTTTCAATCATTCACGCTAAAAGAGGGCCATGGTTTGGTGATCGGACTTTGGGGGATGTCAAATGTGAGCTTATATCTTCCTACTTAGATTCGATCGCGTGTAACGAAACTCCGGCTCCAATTAATAGGAATTCCGGCCTGTGCGGAACAGGGGTGTACGTTTATGGCAAAGGATTTGTTTTATCACCTGATCAAGCAGATCTTTTTCTGGTTGATCAAAAAAACAATGATGTCATTAAGCCATACTTAGTAGGTGACGACATAAACAACAAATCCGGATCAATTCCAAGTCGTTTTTGTATAGATTTCGGGGATCTAGATATAGAGGACGCAAAGACATATGAACAAGTATTTAACCATGTTACAAAAACAGTAAAACCTGAGAGAGATAAGTTAAAAGGTCAAATACACGAGAGTCGCTACTGGATTCATTGGGATCGTCGAGAAGAATTTTTTGAGCTGTTAAAAAAGAAAGAGTTTTCTTTCGGTCGTTCAAGAGTCAGTAACTTACATCTTGTAGAAAAAATCGATAATGCATGGATCCCTTCTGACGCTGTCGTAATTTTTTCCACAGATGAGTACTCTGTGTTTGGAGTTTTGCAGTCAGTTTTTCATCAGGTTTGGGCGGAAAGATTTTCCACAACAATGAAAAATGATTTGCGCTATTCTATTAGCGACTCTTTTGACAACTTCCCCTTTCCTGACCGAGATGCGTTAAATTCTATCGAAGACAATGCTAAATCTTTCTATTTCAATAGGAGAAATATTCTCGGAGAAAAAAAACTATCCCTTAGAGAGCTACAAAAATTGGTCGATGACCACTCTTGTGAAGATGAGGTGATAAAGGATTTTCGTAGATCTATAGTCTTTCACAACGAACTTGTAGCTAAGGCTTATGGCTTTGACGATTTGGATTTGGAATTTGATTTCAGAAATGCTGGATGGCTTCCCCACAATCCGTTTGGCTATACCATTAAAATGGCTACCAGAGATGAAATTATCAAAAGACTGCTAGGCCTTCACGAAAAGCAAGTTCATCACTGA
- the drmC gene encoding DISARM system phospholipase D-like protein DrmC: MSAIRDKSAYVLAQAVRQLINAGAFGEVLSGVERCVLSAQSGSATIAKLASGRGAVQSALSNVIAIWANECSALTNGAFALQLAALKEAVLLTEGEATQTEVVWTGPKVEGSYLRATRQVVQDIISAAESELLVVGYWLAGKEDYEGIINDIIELIAHAVARGVKVTMVLDEGEKGYGKNNRDTLIALWPKGVALPKLLTWRIPADDKHLKLHAKVLVADRHDALVTSANLTMYALDRNMEMGVRAQGQPSERIADHFELLRLKQVLIDYLGQ; the protein is encoded by the coding sequence ATGTCTGCTATCAGAGATAAATCTGCCTATGTTTTAGCGCAGGCAGTACGCCAGTTGATAAATGCAGGTGCCTTTGGCGAGGTGCTCTCTGGGGTGGAGAGGTGTGTACTAAGCGCACAGTCGGGCTCCGCCACCATCGCCAAACTTGCATCTGGGCGTGGTGCAGTGCAAAGCGCACTTTCAAATGTGATCGCCATTTGGGCTAATGAATGTTCGGCACTCACTAATGGTGCCTTTGCCCTGCAGTTGGCTGCGCTGAAAGAGGCTGTGCTGCTAACAGAAGGCGAAGCTACGCAAACCGAAGTGGTCTGGACCGGCCCCAAAGTGGAAGGTTCGTACCTGCGCGCCACCCGTCAGGTGGTACAGGATATTATCTCTGCCGCGGAGTCAGAACTTTTGGTTGTGGGCTATTGGTTGGCGGGAAAGGAGGATTACGAAGGCATCATCAATGACATCATCGAGTTGATAGCTCATGCCGTCGCGCGAGGTGTAAAGGTCACCATGGTGCTGGACGAGGGCGAAAAAGGCTACGGCAAAAACAACCGCGATACCTTAATCGCCTTGTGGCCCAAAGGGGTTGCCTTGCCAAAACTGCTTACGTGGAGAATCCCCGCTGACGATAAGCACCTTAAACTACACGCCAAGGTGCTAGTCGCCGATCGTCACGACGCCTTAGTCACTTCAGCCAATCTCACCATGTATGCGCTGGATCGCAATATGGAAATGGGCGTTCGGGCGCAGGGGCAACCCAGTGAACGGATTGCCGATCATTTCGAATTATTGAGGTTGAAACAAGTACTCATCGATTATTTAGGTCAGTGA
- the drmB gene encoding DUF1998 domain-containing protein, which produces MSSKRAIGDVRPSQVITTFGPGAIVDLQTLSVIVSGIDTWQPQEELVIREPRLERALRVSRFFQAEPVSSGFGYKKGTVPVSVFPRYQVCSNPNCATLSEYKGLKYGYPSSENRTEKLKKEYGGDPNFNHLCRYNDITQEIECKAPNCSGRGKGKRAPTVPAPFVVACPSGHIDDFPWHAYVHRDAGDPCRQRMQLVYSGTTGSVSDIWVYCACGKKRSVSDAFGENRSLALGECTRKRPWLGIKNKDPHECKHAGQLRAIQRGATNGWFPLVRSALSIKEAASPIGQALKKCPQHQVEKIDSQEKLQTLLDMEMFPALTEFKAEDIWQTLLKERGEIETDEIDLRLPEWNAFRNIEGSNQGDQYDFFLEAGEVPDFLADKVDRIVLARKLLEVRALTSFTRIDYASGMDDDGMGASRAPIYKERQDWLPAVEVRGEGIFLELKEEALTAWEKESAVQKRAAAIEQKYKEWAAERGVDADDFPGARYVLLHSLAHVLMRQLALDCGYSESSVRERIYSSTDPERKMAGILLYTASADSEGSLGGLVDLGTKERFPNLIHNALENAKRCSSDPLCADHQPDVHATINGAACHACVLAPETSCEAFNRFLDRNFLMPTMAYSNMAYFK; this is translated from the coding sequence ATGTCGAGTAAAAGAGCGATTGGCGACGTTCGTCCCAGTCAGGTAATCACCACATTTGGCCCCGGTGCGATTGTCGATCTACAAACTTTGTCGGTCATCGTCTCTGGCATAGATACCTGGCAACCTCAGGAGGAGTTGGTGATTCGGGAGCCTCGATTAGAGCGAGCCCTTAGAGTAAGCCGATTCTTTCAAGCTGAGCCTGTAAGTAGTGGGTTTGGATATAAAAAAGGAACCGTGCCTGTTAGTGTTTTTCCAAGGTATCAAGTATGTAGCAACCCGAATTGCGCAACTTTGTCTGAGTATAAAGGTTTGAAATATGGATACCCCTCTTCGGAGAACAGAACCGAAAAACTGAAAAAGGAATATGGCGGAGATCCTAATTTCAATCACCTATGCCGTTACAACGACATCACGCAAGAAATTGAGTGTAAAGCTCCAAACTGTTCGGGACGTGGTAAAGGTAAGCGGGCACCTACTGTACCTGCGCCATTCGTTGTGGCTTGCCCGAGTGGGCATATAGATGATTTCCCATGGCATGCTTACGTGCATCGTGATGCTGGTGATCCGTGCAGGCAGCGCATGCAGTTGGTTTATTCTGGTACGACCGGCTCGGTTTCAGATATATGGGTCTATTGTGCTTGTGGAAAGAAACGAAGCGTAAGTGATGCGTTTGGCGAAAACCGCAGTCTTGCCTTGGGTGAATGTACCCGCAAGCGTCCTTGGCTGGGGATAAAAAACAAAGATCCGCATGAGTGTAAACACGCCGGTCAGCTACGGGCGATTCAACGCGGTGCCACAAACGGATGGTTCCCCTTGGTGCGCAGCGCCTTATCAATTAAAGAGGCAGCCAGCCCGATTGGCCAGGCATTGAAGAAATGTCCGCAACATCAGGTTGAAAAGATCGATTCACAGGAAAAACTGCAAACACTGCTGGATATGGAAATGTTTCCAGCGCTAACAGAGTTCAAAGCCGAAGATATTTGGCAAACCCTGTTGAAAGAGCGTGGCGAAATAGAAACTGATGAGATTGATTTGCGTCTGCCGGAGTGGAACGCCTTCCGCAATATCGAAGGCAGCAACCAAGGCGATCAATACGACTTTTTTCTCGAAGCCGGCGAAGTGCCCGATTTCCTCGCTGATAAAGTTGATCGCATCGTTCTGGCCCGCAAACTTCTGGAAGTGCGCGCACTCACCAGCTTTACCCGCATCGATTACGCTTCGGGCATGGATGACGACGGTATGGGAGCCTCGCGTGCGCCCATCTATAAAGAGCGGCAGGATTGGTTGCCAGCCGTCGAGGTACGTGGTGAAGGTATCTTCTTGGAGTTAAAAGAAGAAGCCTTAACTGCCTGGGAAAAGGAGTCTGCCGTACAAAAGCGCGCTGCCGCCATCGAGCAAAAATACAAAGAATGGGCCGCTGAGCGGGGTGTGGATGCAGATGACTTCCCCGGCGCGCGTTATGTGTTGCTGCACAGTCTGGCCCATGTACTCATGCGCCAATTGGCGTTGGATTGCGGCTATTCCGAATCGTCGGTTCGTGAGCGTATCTACAGCAGTACCGATCCCGAGCGCAAAATGGCCGGAATACTGTTGTACACCGCCAGCGCGGATTCCGAAGGCAGCTTAGGTGGTCTGGTGGATCTTGGCACTAAAGAACGTTTCCCGAATTTAATACACAACGCATTGGAAAATGCTAAACGCTGCTCATCAGACCCTCTGTGTGCAGACCACCAACCCGATGTACATGCCACCATTAACGGGGCTGCTTGCCATGCCTGCGTGCTGGCACCAGAGACTTCTTGTGAGGCATTTAACCGCTTTTTGGATCGCAACTTCCTGATGCCCACCATGGCATACAGCAATATGGCCTACTTCAAATAA
- the drmA gene encoding DISARM system helicase DrmA: protein MPDSSKRESRSRILEALERELMGPSTADESINEFPTTRYIIGRLAPLKSEIPDYEKDELAAGNDDDEGGGYESQPPLIVGFSPSSMGLSFLISLETKTIHANAFWGDYRREKHSSEGRTYWKRYQRSVLVEGIPVDKIGKLSPIPLSKSNAPASVTVTPDGFRHQGEDGDGDGQVFLEGVVHHIDGAKAVSLFLVNRRPKGDDSDKAKDQQWLMQPKLQVFGADKYPIFIAKDFDKDISKDPEIAAANMLYRDAKQFATGHGVAAGWDGLNVTRDRASLLFTDFIPNFEVPSLIAQSGAISGLNLDMWELSQCATPNDLFQAIEPLVLTYEKWVADRKAETQRVPFNSTPENIDTSKVLIECCKDAARRMREGLELIRDENNAFEAFLFSNHVMWDQRIHAIWAGRTKDSADGKTVGSPFDEDINNSGNRTWRPFQMGFILLNIASMVNKPKSGEKVAADRKLVDLLWFPTGGGKTEAYLGLAAFTLAYRRLRGDVNGLDSSAGVSIIMRYTLRLLTVQQFQRATALICACELVRKSNSEKWGQEPFKIGLWVGKATTPNDAKASGKALEDLDEGKKPRDGSPVQLVSCPRCGTSLVTQQGKPENQTYDFDNVRLRTLVRCPNPKCEFCARKSNDQGLPVVVVDDEIYRECPSLVIATVDKFARMPFKGETQALFGLRDRYSPTYGHLTPGHGEKPNQRVVKDAQRARRLVPPELIIQDELHLISGPLGTMVGLYETAVDFLTRVEVETGVSIPAKIIASTATIRRAREQIRQLYNRDLSIFPPSGLSSKDSFFAKEQEIKEDDDKTAGRLYVGLNAPGSSTKTLLVRVYAALLAAGEAEITRDHEAADPYATVVGYFNSLRALGGARRLVEDDIKKRLRYLSQQRGFPQRYINDPDELTSRLDSWRIPGLLKRLDNRFPREQGKQHPVDVLLATNMISVGVDIDRLGLMVVTGQPKSTAEYIQATSRVGRKHPGLVITMYNWLGARDLSHYEHFRGYHAALYRYVEAISVTPFSSRALDRGLRGAFAAMQRLGGQNMAREVQAQNFDPAVPGTDLMITDITLRAADLVGKKNAKLVNERLMSSRDDWAHYADDLLRYSWLKSGERPPNNARVLLKTSGTDNEGQWYTPGSLREVEPTAAFYLSDEE from the coding sequence ATGCCTGATAGCAGCAAACGAGAGTCGCGCTCACGAATTCTAGAAGCTCTCGAGCGGGAATTAATGGGGCCATCAACAGCTGACGAATCAATCAATGAATTTCCGACAACCCGATATATCATAGGTCGTTTGGCGCCCCTCAAGTCTGAAATTCCCGACTATGAAAAAGATGAACTAGCTGCGGGCAATGACGATGATGAGGGTGGAGGGTACGAATCACAACCTCCGCTCATTGTAGGCTTTAGCCCTTCATCTATGGGACTGTCCTTTCTGATTTCGCTGGAAACAAAAACCATCCATGCCAATGCTTTCTGGGGCGACTATCGCCGCGAAAAACATTCATCTGAAGGCCGCACCTATTGGAAACGCTATCAGCGATCCGTTTTAGTAGAGGGCATACCGGTTGATAAAATTGGCAAACTGAGTCCGATTCCCTTATCAAAATCCAATGCGCCCGCGTCAGTCACTGTTACTCCAGATGGCTTTAGACATCAAGGAGAAGATGGCGACGGTGATGGTCAGGTTTTTCTGGAGGGTGTTGTTCACCATATTGATGGCGCCAAGGCGGTCAGTTTATTTCTGGTAAATCGCCGACCTAAAGGTGACGATTCTGACAAAGCAAAAGATCAACAATGGTTAATGCAACCAAAACTACAGGTGTTTGGGGCTGACAAATACCCGATCTTCATCGCCAAAGATTTCGATAAAGACATATCCAAAGATCCTGAAATTGCGGCAGCCAATATGCTCTATCGTGATGCCAAACAATTCGCCACAGGGCACGGGGTCGCTGCAGGATGGGATGGCCTAAACGTCACCCGTGACCGCGCCAGCCTATTATTCACGGATTTTATTCCGAACTTCGAAGTGCCAAGCCTCATAGCCCAAAGTGGAGCGATTTCCGGTCTTAACTTGGATATGTGGGAGCTAAGCCAATGCGCAACGCCCAATGATTTGTTCCAAGCTATCGAACCGCTCGTACTGACCTACGAGAAATGGGTGGCCGATAGAAAAGCGGAAACGCAGAGAGTGCCCTTTAACTCGACGCCTGAAAATATTGATACGTCTAAGGTACTTATTGAGTGCTGCAAAGATGCTGCCCGAAGAATGCGTGAAGGACTGGAGCTAATCAGAGACGAGAATAATGCGTTTGAGGCATTTTTATTTTCCAATCACGTTATGTGGGATCAGCGCATTCACGCCATTTGGGCAGGCCGCACAAAAGATAGTGCTGATGGAAAAACAGTTGGATCGCCTTTCGACGAAGATATTAATAATTCGGGCAACCGTACTTGGCGTCCGTTCCAGATGGGCTTCATCTTGCTCAACATCGCCAGTATGGTGAATAAACCCAAATCCGGAGAGAAAGTTGCAGCAGACCGCAAACTCGTTGACCTACTTTGGTTCCCAACGGGTGGTGGTAAGACGGAGGCCTATCTCGGGCTCGCGGCATTTACACTGGCCTATCGGCGCTTGCGCGGCGATGTTAATGGCCTAGACTCCAGCGCTGGCGTTTCCATCATCATGCGCTATACCTTGCGCCTACTTACGGTCCAGCAGTTTCAACGAGCCACGGCACTAATCTGCGCCTGTGAATTGGTGCGTAAGAGCAATTCTGAAAAGTGGGGACAGGAGCCCTTTAAAATTGGCCTTTGGGTGGGTAAAGCAACTACGCCAAACGATGCCAAAGCATCTGGAAAGGCGTTGGAAGATTTAGACGAAGGCAAAAAACCACGAGATGGTAGTCCGGTTCAGTTGGTGTCGTGCCCTCGCTGCGGCACCTCACTGGTAACCCAGCAAGGCAAACCTGAAAATCAAACTTACGATTTTGATAATGTGCGGCTAAGAACACTTGTTCGGTGCCCCAATCCAAAGTGCGAATTCTGTGCACGTAAGTCAAATGATCAAGGTTTACCAGTTGTTGTTGTCGATGACGAAATCTACCGCGAGTGTCCTTCACTGGTTATTGCTACAGTGGACAAATTTGCTCGCATGCCCTTTAAGGGCGAAACTCAGGCACTCTTCGGCCTGCGCGACAGATATAGCCCAACCTACGGGCATCTAACGCCAGGGCATGGTGAAAAGCCAAACCAGCGTGTCGTCAAAGACGCTCAGCGAGCACGTCGGTTGGTGCCACCAGAATTGATTATTCAAGACGAATTGCACCTGATCTCTGGCCCACTGGGTACCATGGTCGGCCTATACGAGACTGCAGTAGATTTTCTCACCCGGGTGGAAGTCGAAACTGGTGTTTCGATACCGGCTAAGATTATTGCCTCTACTGCGACCATTCGCCGAGCTCGCGAGCAAATTCGTCAGCTCTACAACCGCGACCTATCGATCTTTCCTCCTAGCGGTTTGTCATCTAAAGATTCCTTCTTTGCCAAAGAGCAGGAAATTAAAGAGGATGACGACAAAACTGCCGGCCGCCTCTATGTCGGATTGAACGCCCCTGGCTCCAGTACCAAAACCTTGTTGGTGCGTGTTTATGCAGCGCTGTTGGCAGCGGGTGAAGCCGAAATTACGCGAGACCATGAAGCCGCAGACCCTTATGCAACAGTTGTTGGCTACTTCAACAGTCTGCGCGCATTGGGCGGCGCTCGTCGTCTGGTTGAAGACGACATTAAGAAGCGTCTTCGCTATTTATCCCAGCAGCGAGGATTCCCGCAACGCTATATCAATGATCCTGATGAGCTGACCAGTCGACTAGATTCCTGGCGTATCCCTGGTCTGTTAAAACGTCTTGATAACAGATTTCCACGCGAGCAGGGTAAGCAGCACCCAGTTGATGTCTTGCTGGCCACCAATATGATTTCAGTTGGTGTAGACATTGACCGCTTAGGTCTCATGGTCGTAACTGGCCAGCCTAAAAGCACCGCTGAATACATTCAGGCAACCAGCCGCGTAGGTCGCAAACACCCAGGATTGGTCATTACCATGTATAACTGGCTGGGTGCGCGTGATCTTTCACATTACGAACACTTCCGAGGCTACCATGCAGCGCTTTACCGGTATGTGGAAGCCATCAGTGTCACGCCTTTTTCTTCTCGCGCATTAGATCGTGGTTTGCGTGGCGCCTTCGCTGCGATGCAGCGTTTGGGTGGCCAAAATATGGCGAGAGAAGTGCAGGCTCAGAATTTTGATCCTGCAGTGCCTGGAACAGATTTGATGATCACCGACATTACCTTGCGCGCAGCTGACTTGGTCGGCAAGAAAAACGCCAAACTGGTTAACGAACGCCTGATGTCCAGCCGAGATGATTGGGCACACTATGCAGATGACCTGCTGCGCTATTCTTGGCTGAAAAGTGGCGAGCGCCCACCAAACAATGCCCGGGTTTTGCTGAAAACGTCGGGTACTGATAACGAAGGCCAATGGTATACCCCCGGATCACTGCGGGAAGTTGAGCCAACAGCGGCATTTTATCTGAGTGATGAGGAGTAA